A genomic segment from Hypanus sabinus isolate sHypSab1 chromosome 8, sHypSab1.hap1, whole genome shotgun sequence encodes:
- the LOC132398117 gene encoding uncharacterized protein LOC132398117 isoform X3: protein MRHIKTLLPPSLDHLKFMYRPNCSTDDAIAITLHLALTHLDKKDTYIQMLFIDFSSAFNIIIPQKLIGKLSLLGLNTSFCNWILDFLTGRPQSVWIGSSISNTITLSTGAPQGCVLSPVLFTLLTHDCAATHSSNHIIKFTDATTVVGLISKNDVSAYREEMQWLMDWCRANNLSLNVNKTKEMVVDIKRAQSDHSPLNIDGSSVEIVKSTKFLGVHLAENLTWSLKTSSIAKKAQQRL from the coding sequence atgaggcatatcaagaccttgctgcccccctcactggaccacCTGAAGTTTatgtaccgtcccaactgctcaacagacgacgccattgccattaccctccacctggccctaacccacctggacaaaaaggacacatacattcagatgctgttcatagacttcagttcagcattcaacataatcatccctcagaaactgattggaaagctgagcctactgggcctaaatacctccttctgcaactggatcctagacttcctgactgggagacctcagtcagtctggatcgggagcagcatctccaacaccatcacactgagcacgggggccccccagggctgtgtgctcagtccagtgctgttcactctgctgacccacgactgtgctgcaacacacagctcaaaccacatcatcaagttcaccgatgccacgaccgtggtgggtctcatcagcaagaacgacgtgtcagcttacagagaggagatgcagtggctaatggactggtgcagagccaacaacctgtctctgaatgtgaacaaaacaaaagagatggttgttgacatcaagagggcacagagcgaccactccccgctgaacatcgatggctcctcggtagagatcgttaaaagcaccaaatttcttggtgttcacctggcggagaatctcacctggtccctcaaaaccagctccatagcaaagaaagcccagcagcgcctctag